The DNA sequence CTTCACCGAGGCCCTCGGCCAGGCCGCGATCGAGGCCGGCATGACAGTCGCCTGGTTCACCATCGAAGACCTCGGAGCCCTCGTCCGACGCCACCGCGCGGACGATTCCCTGGCCAGAGCCATGGCCCGACTCATCCGCACTGACCTGATCATCGTCGACGACATCGGCCTGCTACCCGTCAGCCCAGACGCCGCCGAGGGTTTCTACCGCCTGGTCGACGCCGCCTACGAACGACGAGCACTGGCCGTCTCGAGCAACCTCCACCCGTCCGGCTTCGACGAGATCATGACCAAGACCCTCGCCACCGCGACCGTCGACCGGCTCCTGCACCACGCCCACGTCGTGGTCACCCAGGGTGATTCCTTCCGCCTCAACCAAGCAACCTCTGGCCAGGGGGTGATCCCCTTGCGCTGACCCACCCACCAACAGCGGGGAGATATCTGGCCGCCGTTGGGGAGGGCTTATCGGCCGCCAGCGCGTTGACTATCTGGCCGCCAGCGGGGAGCACTCAAAGGCCATTGACAATCCTCACCACCGGCCGGTCGGCGCGGGTCGGTCACTCCACCCAGGGCCTCCACACGTTCTCGTTGCGCTCCACCCACTTCTTCGCCGCCTGCTGCGGTGACAGCTTCTCCTCGGCGATCATCAGGGACACCTCGTTCTGCTGCGCCTTGGTCCAATGGAACTGCTTCAGGAAGTCGGCCGCCTTTCCGCCCGACTCCGCGAAGCGCGTGTTCAGGTACTTCTGCAGCGGTGTGTTCGGGTAGGCGCAGGCCACCTTCTGCGGATCGTCCGCGCAGCCCTCGGTGTACTCGGGGAGCTTCACCTCGGTCATCGGGACACGCTCGAAGAGCCACTGCGGCTCGTACCAGTACGTCAGGAAGGGCTTGTGCTCCTTGGCGAACTGCTTGATCTGGGTGATCTGGGCCGCCTCGGAGCCGGCGAAGACCACTTCGAAGTCCAGGCCCAGGTTCTTCACCAGTGCCTTGTCGTTCGTGATGTAGGACGGGGAGCCGTCCATCAGCTGGCCTTTCCCGCGGCTCTCGGGGGTGCGCAGCTGGTCGGCGTACTTGTCGAGGTTCTTCCAGTCGGTGACGTCGGGATGGGCCTCGGCGAAATAAGTGGGGACGAACCAGCCGATGTGGCCCGTCACTCCCAGATCCCCGCCGGGGGTGATGGTCTTCTTGCCCTCGACGTACCGCTTCTCCTGCTCGGGATGGCCCCAGTCCTCCAGGATCGCGTCGACGCGGCCCTGGCTGAGGGCGTCCCAGGCGGGGACCTCGTCGACCTGGACGGTGTCCACCCGGTAGCCCAGCTCGTGTTCGAGGAGGTAGGAGGCGACGGCGGTGTTCGCCTGGGCGCCGACCCACGACTGGACGGAGAGGGTGACGGTCTTCGTTCCCTGTGCGGCGGCGTACGGGGAGGACTGGCGGGTCATGTCGGCGGCCCCGCAGCCGGTGAGGACGGCGAGTCCGGTCGCGGCGGCGAGTACGGCCGCGGCGCGCCGGCGGTCGAGGCCGAGGCCCCGGTGGTGTGCGTCGCGCATGTCAGGCCTCCTTGACGGGCTGGGTGAGGCGGTCGAGGAGCAGGCCGAGGCAGACGATCGCGGCGCCGGCCACCAGGCCGGTGGCCAGGTCGCCCTGCGCGAGGCCGAGGACGACGTCGTAGCCGAGCGCGCCGCCGCCGACCAGGCCGCCGATGATGACGACGGCGAGGACCAGTACCACGGCCTGATTGACGGCCAGAAGCAACGCGGGCCGGGCCAGGGGCAGTTGGACCTGCCGCAGTAGCTGTGAGCGGGTGGCTCCGAGCGAGTGGGCGGATTCCACGACGGTCGCGTCCACCTCGCGCAGGCCCTGGACGGTGATCCGAACGACGGCCGGGAGCGCGTAGACCACGGCGGCCGCGGCGGCCGGTGCGCGACCGACGCCGAACAGCGCGACCACGGGGATGAGGTAGACGAACTGCGGCAGGGTCTGGCACACGTCGAGGACGGGCCGCAGCAGTCGTTCGGCGCGGGCGCTGCGGGCGGCTCCCACGGCGATCGCGAAGCCCAGTACGAGCGTGACCGCCACGGCGGCCAGGACCTGGGCGAGCGTGTCCAGGGAGGCTTCCCACACGCCGAGCACGCCGACGGCGCCCAGGGCGAGTACCGCCGTGAGCGCGGTGCGCCACGTGCCCGCGAGCAGGGCGAGCGCGCAGGCCGCCAGCAGGAGCAGCCACCAGGGAGCGGCCTGGAGCCCGCTGCGCAGGGGGTCGAGGATCCAGCCTGTGAAGCGCGCGGCCCAGTCGGCGGTGCCGCCGACCACGGGTACGCCGGAGTAGAGGTGGTCGGTCATCCAGGCAACGGCCGAGTTCACCGGATCGGCCAGGGACACGGTCCAGGACTCAGGCCACAGGGAGCTGCCGGCGATGCGGCCGGCGACGGCGGCGGCAACCGCCGCGAGGAGGGTGAGCAGGCGG is a window from the Streptomyces sp. NBC_01244 genome containing:
- a CDS encoding ABC transporter substrate-binding protein, producing the protein MTRQSSPYAAAQGTKTVTLSVQSWVGAQANTAVASYLLEHELGYRVDTVQVDEVPAWDALSQGRVDAILEDWGHPEQEKRYVEGKKTITPGGDLGVTGHIGWFVPTYFAEAHPDVTDWKNLDKYADQLRTPESRGKGQLMDGSPSYITNDKALVKNLGLDFEVVFAGSEAAQITQIKQFAKEHKPFLTYWYEPQWLFERVPMTEVKLPEYTEGCADDPQKVACAYPNTPLQKYLNTRFAESGGKAADFLKQFHWTKAQQNEVSLMIAEEKLSPQQAAKKWVERNENVWRPWVE
- the istB gene encoding IS21-like element helper ATPase IstB, with amino-acid sequence MATPIRVTGTHGNPLAEAIELTKRLKLPHMRRALTDLIPTAKAQRWDPAEVVRVLLAEEAAGRDAANLRTRRKRAGFPAGKTFGDWDETASSIPRPTQDSLKMLEWVTRKENLCICGPSGTGKSHFTEALGQAAIEAGMTVAWFTIEDLGALVRRHRADDSLARAMARLIRTDLIIVDDIGLLPVSPDAAEGFYRLVDAAYERRALAVSSNLHPSGFDEIMTKTLATATVDRLLHHAHVVVTQGDSFRLNQATSGQGVIPLR